The Chryseobacterium nakagawai genome has a segment encoding these proteins:
- a CDS encoding winged helix-turn-helix transcriptional regulator, giving the protein MSTKKNDISKEQILALKDAIELLGGKWKFCILHNLYHHETMRFKDLQETAQGISPKVLSKVLQELENNLLITRTVNNTKPVTVSYALTTHAEETEEVVNALINFGLKHRKKIKEK; this is encoded by the coding sequence ATGAGTACTAAAAAAAATGACATCAGTAAAGAACAAATATTGGCCCTTAAAGATGCCATTGAATTGTTGGGTGGCAAATGGAAATTCTGCATTCTGCATAATTTGTATCATCACGAAACAATGCGGTTTAAAGATCTTCAGGAAACAGCTCAGGGAATAAGTCCAAAAGTTTTATCCAAAGTGCTGCAGGAACTGGAAAATAATTTACTGATCACCCGAACGGTTAATAATACCAAACCTGTTACCGTTTCGTATGCACTTACTACACACGCTGAAGAAACTGAAGAGGTTGTCAATGCTTTAATTAATTTTGGTTTGAAGCATAGAAAGAAAATAAAGGAGAAATGA
- a CDS encoding helix-turn-helix domain-containing protein has product MHDSLDEIERYIISRVKEIREQRGISQTSLSLAIGKSTSYISDIEAHSKTAKYNIKSLNLISKALGCSPKDFWPEQPILEEKYEFVKEIEIKKKS; this is encoded by the coding sequence ATGCATGATTCTTTAGACGAAATAGAACGATATATCATTTCAAGAGTGAAAGAAATAAGAGAACAGAGAGGTATTAGTCAAACCTCACTTTCTTTAGCTATTGGTAAGAGTACAAGTTATATTTCAGATATTGAAGCCCATTCCAAAACAGCGAAATATAATATTAAAAGCTTAAACTTAATATCAAAAGCTTTGGGATGCTCTCCAAAGGATTTCTGGCCAGAACAGCCAATTTTGGAAGAGAAATATGAATTTGTAAAAGAAATAGAAATAAAGAAAAAATCCTAG
- a CDS encoding T9SS C-terminal target domain-containing protein: MKTKLFFLSLLGSFLAHAQNLHFQKLADMSAGRGAITSVIVNDNMYVTNGYTIEGNTNYIEKYNIIDNKWSILNATLVPKRFANSETYNNKIYIFNGVGNSQLEILDLSTNTTTHGAVNPFYAGNSGSAIYNGKIYVFGGSGLNGAANTVFSNHFQYYDIASNTWNSLPDMPTAKETKGKIVNDKLYVIGGFNGTSSNLINVYDLKTNLWTDQYTMPAGVSGHSLAVSDNKIFVVGGYDNQTFLAYFDTTTNELHELSSNMIPRRHSTVEVYNNKLYIMGGSTTSVANSSIKSTQVADINESAISSNVITEDYETKTRVFTNVHRDGFVISNKNNSNQFEYTIFTMNGKQIGKGFAYYNRNIDLTKVQRGTYIFTYKNEKGVLQKIRVMI, encoded by the coding sequence TTGAAAACAAAATTATTTTTCCTTTCTCTTTTGGGTTCATTCTTAGCCCATGCCCAAAACCTTCACTTTCAAAAGCTGGCAGATATGTCTGCAGGCAGAGGCGCCATAACAAGTGTAATCGTAAATGACAACATGTATGTGACCAATGGCTATACCATCGAAGGAAATACTAATTATATTGAGAAATATAATATTATAGATAATAAATGGAGTATTCTCAATGCTACTCTGGTTCCCAAAAGATTTGCCAATTCAGAAACGTACAACAATAAAATTTATATTTTTAACGGCGTAGGAAATAGTCAACTTGAAATTTTAGATCTTAGCACCAACACTACAACACATGGAGCAGTTAATCCTTTTTATGCAGGAAATTCTGGTTCTGCAATATACAATGGTAAAATCTATGTGTTTGGAGGCAGTGGATTAAACGGAGCTGCAAACACTGTATTTTCTAATCATTTTCAGTATTATGATATTGCTTCAAATACATGGAATTCATTACCGGACATGCCTACAGCTAAAGAAACAAAAGGCAAAATTGTTAATGATAAACTCTATGTCATTGGTGGTTTTAACGGAACTTCCTCTAACCTGATCAATGTTTACGACCTTAAAACTAATCTTTGGACCGATCAATATACTATGCCAGCCGGTGTATCCGGGCATTCATTAGCTGTATCCGATAATAAGATTTTTGTGGTAGGTGGTTATGATAATCAAACTTTTTTAGCCTATTTTGATACTACGACCAATGAATTGCATGAGTTATCTTCCAATATGATTCCCAGAAGGCACTCAACGGTGGAGGTATATAATAATAAATTATACATCATGGGTGGAAGCACCACTTCTGTTGCCAACTCATCTATTAAAAGCACCCAGGTTGCAGATATTAATGAAAGTGCAATCTCTTCAAACGTAATCACTGAAGATTATGAAACTAAAACAAGGGTGTTTACCAATGTTCATAGAGACGGCTTTGTCATCAGTAATAAAAACAATAGCAATCAATTTGAATATACCATTTTTACAATGAACGGAAAGCAAATCGGGAAAGGGTTTGCCTATTATAATAGAAATATAGACTTAACAAAAGTACAACGGGGGACTTACATTTTTACTTATAAAAATGAGAAGGGGGTTTTGCAGAAGATCAGGGTGATGATATAA
- a CDS encoding DUF2314 domain-containing protein — translation MHFKFPIYLLLCLVLLSCQKKNKIVKRDNEPDVHILPGEDNDMNIAIEKAQNSLYQFKQAIESHNPDYYNFALKERFAAADSSYEHIWISEVQYSDHKFYGIVDGDPISTTEVKLGDIIEINPQNITDWMYIDKSIVKGAYTTRVLRKRISKEEREQMDKESGFVFENE, via the coding sequence ATGCATTTTAAGTTTCCAATCTATCTACTTTTATGTCTTGTCCTATTAAGCTGTCAGAAAAAAAATAAAATTGTAAAAAGAGATAACGAGCCTGATGTACATATTTTACCGGGAGAAGACAATGACATGAATATTGCAATAGAAAAGGCTCAAAACTCTTTATATCAATTCAAACAAGCAATAGAAAGCCACAATCCGGATTATTATAATTTCGCATTAAAAGAAAGATTTGCCGCAGCAGATTCCAGTTATGAACATATCTGGATAAGCGAAGTGCAATATTCTGACCATAAGTTCTATGGAATCGTGGATGGAGACCCCATTTCAACAACAGAGGTTAAACTGGGAGACATTATTGAAATTAATCCTCAGAATATCACGGATTGGATGTATATTGATAAAAGCATAGTAAAAGGAGCGTATACTACCAGAGTGTTAAGGAAAAGAATATCAAAGGAAGAGCGGGAGCAGATGGACAAGGAAAGTGGTTTTGTTTTTGAGAATGAGTAA
- a CDS encoding DUF6624 domain-containing protein: protein MKIKKILFSILTALVLMISIFLYMNRDKFVYVGSVDIIEVDCSKKNQILSEVFESDQRIRKSNELIKYAKEDHRNQELVISIIEKCGMPTLKEVDQKHMDAIWLGLQHSTKEIRKKYFPQIEKAVKNGDLSKQQYALMKDRMLMDEGKPQIYGSQIENGKLYKLENPETVNERRKEMGLDPIEDYLIKYFNIQFNTN, encoded by the coding sequence ATGAAAATAAAAAAAATATTATTTAGCATATTAACCGCTCTTGTTTTAATGATATCAATATTCCTTTATATGAATAGGGATAAATTTGTCTATGTAGGTTCAGTAGATATTATTGAAGTCGATTGCAGCAAAAAAAATCAAATCTTGAGCGAAGTTTTTGAAAGTGACCAAAGGATTAGAAAATCAAATGAACTCATCAAATACGCTAAAGAAGATCACAGGAATCAGGAATTAGTGATTAGCATTATTGAAAAGTGTGGTATGCCGACATTAAAGGAGGTGGATCAAAAACACATGGATGCAATCTGGTTGGGTCTGCAACATAGTACTAAAGAAATCAGAAAAAAGTATTTTCCACAAATAGAGAAAGCGGTAAAAAATGGAGACTTATCTAAACAGCAATATGCATTGATGAAAGATAGGATGTTAATGGACGAAGGAAAACCCCAAATATATGGTTCACAAATAGAAAATGGTAAATTGTATAAATTAGAAAATCCTGAAACTGTAAACGAAAGAAGAAAAGAAATGGGATTGGACCCAATAGAGGATTATTTAATAAAGTATTTTAATATTCAGTTCAATACGAATTAA
- a CDS encoding Kelch repeat-containing protein gives MKTKLVFLSFLGTLFTQAQTLAFKNLANLSVGRGATASVIVDDNIYVSNGYQEKGGNANYIEKYNITDNKWNVLNATLLPKKLANSETYHNKIYIFNGWGNSHLEILDLATNTITKGAVNRSYTGNAGSALYNGKIYVFGGSGLNGAATTVFSNRFQYYDIATNTWHSLPDMPTARETKGKIVNDKLYVIGGFNGTPSRLINVYDLNTNLWIKQYTMPAGISGHSLAVSGNKIFIAGGVNNQSFLAYFDTTTNKLHQLSSNMIPRRHTTAEIYNNKLYIIGGSTTSVTSSAIKSIQVADISESVLTAQSLPTLNKNYKAYSQK, from the coding sequence TTGAAAACAAAATTAGTATTCCTTTCTTTTTTAGGTACACTGTTCACCCAAGCTCAAACCCTTGCTTTTAAAAATCTTGCCAATCTGTCTGTAGGCAGAGGTGCTACAGCCAGTGTAATCGTGGATGATAATATCTATGTAAGCAATGGATATCAGGAAAAGGGAGGTAATGCCAATTATATTGAGAAATATAATATTACAGATAATAAATGGAATGTTCTCAATGCTACTCTACTTCCCAAAAAATTGGCTAATTCGGAGACTTACCATAATAAAATTTATATTTTTAACGGTTGGGGAAATAGTCATCTTGAAATTCTGGACTTAGCAACCAATACCATAACGAAGGGAGCTGTTAATCGTTCCTATACAGGAAATGCAGGTTCTGCCCTCTATAACGGCAAAATATATGTGTTTGGTGGCAGCGGACTCAATGGAGCGGCAACCACTGTATTTTCTAATAGATTCCAATATTATGATATTGCTACCAATACATGGCATTCATTACCCGATATGCCCACAGCCAGAGAAACAAAGGGCAAAATTGTGAATGACAAGCTTTATGTCATTGGTGGTTTTAACGGTACTCCCTCCCGTCTGATCAATGTTTACGACCTCAACACTAATCTCTGGATCAAGCAATATACGATGCCTGCCGGAATATCCGGACACTCATTAGCGGTATCCGGTAATAAGATTTTTATTGCAGGGGGTGTTAATAATCAATCTTTTCTGGCCTATTTTGATACGACAACCAATAAGTTACACCAATTATCATCCAATATGATTCCCAGAAGGCATACCACAGCAGAAATATATAACAATAAACTATACATCATCGGCGGAAGTACAACGTCTGTTACCAGTTCAGCTATTAAAAGCATACAAGTGGCAGATATCAGCGAAAGTGTACTCACTGCGCAAAGTCTCCCGACTTTGAATAAAAATTACAAGGCATACTCCCAAAAATAG
- a CDS encoding SMI1/KNR4 family protein: MITNLTETIIKNWASENIRLSPPATIHSIKTNEEIIGFQFPDDFKEFYLKHDGFIDWDWTKNMFSVWPLARTLEEYDNESDKSFIVFADYLINAIQIGFVKGKDGVFKNSGETHEWIADTFSDTIALIHADADILY, from the coding sequence ATGATAACAAATCTGACCGAAACCATTATAAAAAATTGGGCAAGCGAAAATATCAGGCTCAGTCCTCCAGCAACAATACACTCAATTAAAACAAACGAAGAGATTATAGGCTTTCAGTTTCCTGATGATTTTAAAGAATTTTATCTAAAACATGACGGCTTCATAGATTGGGATTGGACAAAGAACATGTTTTCCGTCTGGCCACTAGCAAGAACTCTGGAGGAATACGACAACGAAAGTGATAAAAGTTTCATTGTATTTGCAGACTATCTGATCAATGCCATTCAGATCGGTTTTGTGAAAGGAAAAGATGGAGTATTTAAAAATAGTGGTGAAACACATGAATGGATAGCAGATACTTTTTCTGATACTATAGCTCTTATCCATGCGGATGCAGATATTTTGTATTGA
- a CDS encoding dihydrofolate reductase family protein codes for MKVTVIANISANGKVLLSDNPHHQLPAEAMEFYLAFAKKVGNLVIGFKTFENFLTFPLEVKDHFSGIEIVILSEKPYPSKDYKTVKSPEEAIEYMSEKGWHEMAVGGGTGAFNAFIDKDLVTDIYFNLHPLITGAGGVLGNSSELNSKFKHKEYNLKNGFIQLHLSKED; via the coding sequence ATGAAAGTAACAGTAATTGCCAACATTTCAGCTAATGGTAAAGTATTATTATCCGACAATCCACATCATCAGCTGCCAGCAGAAGCGATGGAGTTTTATTTAGCATTCGCGAAAAAAGTTGGAAATCTTGTCATAGGTTTTAAAACCTTTGAAAATTTTTTAACCTTCCCACTGGAAGTCAAAGACCATTTCAGCGGAATAGAAATCGTAATACTCTCTGAAAAGCCTTACCCATCAAAAGACTACAAGACTGTAAAAAGTCCTGAAGAAGCTATTGAATATATGTCAGAAAAAGGTTGGCACGAAATGGCAGTTGGCGGTGGAACAGGTGCTTTTAATGCCTTTATAGACAAAGATTTGGTAACGGACATTTATTTTAATCTTCATCCACTCATCACAGGAGCTGGCGGTGTTTTAGGAAACAGCAGTGAACTGAACTCAAAATTTAAACATAAAGAATATAACCTTAAAAACGGTTTTATTCAACTGCATCTAAGCAAAGAAGACTGA
- a CDS encoding SIR2 family protein has product MIDENLKKAIRDNKLVLFIGAGASISLNHPSWKSLVSGILDDLNSDFSETSDLNFNNLKSYLSNGTRSPLDILNKLENDSNNGNEYKVKAKVYTHKIFNEFNTNNSLNSNIHKLLWKLSTKIITTNYDHILEHNKPEDRDIDIFGNENSFMTLKAQKDDSKFLYKIHGDFKNPETIILFDSDYKLIYSDNNANQDALGDFFKNKTFLFLGFSLSDPFVNELFSKIKRLYNNYPIGNHFIFSTSVSNDFSQFDVKQIKIDDWKDSLETYLNELIKIKSEIIENKKENYLEDSILEEDSSNLLLTIKNKTTELKKAPGNKILASELHDLKSKVYQLLYKDLDDLIKIDGYKNTHIEVLFESIYGNENLANETIIEINRIRNDIKEYQWYERSQLVSAIACSLIIFDKADSTKISLLIDFINDSEEKVWQKALTYLVIVLNHLGYKWVKYPVIRTKVKSLTLNSKVQEGCQKILEYLLIFGIEIFTFSEKVFDKEYFQKPSNYFLPFFKDENPLFDSIYENYAGENIDEFINLLEKAPFPDCLKYIYCNTKINRSKEKKELDETEKDFVLNHSIVNGSFYPYAGIMQEFVSFIREFPAIQHKKLLDTQIKLTTTPLKDYILNEKEKYRALGIHFFKDKQWGQAIINFNNYLDFEPEDLMILSNLEICYLNNKETENADNVAFRIRDIYPENIDNLINLIKIYIGREDYEEAIKISDECLRIDLKNPNVYYLRAWILYYKEEYQNALEELENCSKFNYENKVELNDMYCTIYRRLENNNLALEYINKAIKLHEASKESKDSELYHTRSQVYENLDIYNEAINNIDIALSIKKDPLYMIDKVYILLKMNNLTEAKILLDKMNSSQKNNSEYYNAKANYYRLEGNFDLALNMIEKAIKLSNSDTSIPVNHYIGTKAAIYGTMGDDEKFYELLDNILLLGQNVKRFFPDIKNKYKKDKSFLEILEKYNQSL; this is encoded by the coding sequence ATGATTGATGAAAATTTAAAGAAAGCTATTAGAGATAATAAGCTTGTTCTATTTATAGGTGCAGGAGCTTCGATATCTTTGAACCACCCTTCATGGAAAAGTTTGGTTTCTGGAATTTTGGATGATTTAAATTCAGATTTTTCAGAGACTTCCGATTTAAATTTCAATAATCTAAAAAGTTATTTGAGTAATGGTACAAGAAGTCCATTGGATATTTTAAATAAACTTGAAAATGATTCTAACAACGGTAATGAATATAAGGTTAAAGCTAAAGTATATACCCACAAAATTTTCAATGAATTTAATACTAATAATTCTTTAAATTCTAATATTCATAAACTACTTTGGAAACTATCAACAAAAATTATTACAACTAATTATGATCATATTCTAGAACATAATAAACCTGAGGATCGTGATATTGATATTTTTGGGAATGAAAATTCATTTATGACTTTAAAAGCCCAAAAAGATGATTCTAAATTTTTATATAAAATTCATGGAGACTTTAAGAATCCAGAAACTATAATTCTATTTGATAGTGATTACAAATTAATCTATTCTGATAATAATGCTAATCAAGATGCCTTAGGTGATTTTTTTAAAAATAAAACTTTTCTTTTTTTAGGATTTAGTCTTTCAGATCCATTTGTAAATGAATTATTTAGTAAAATAAAACGTTTATATAATAACTATCCTATAGGAAATCATTTTATTTTTTCAACTAGTGTTAGCAATGATTTTTCACAATTTGATGTTAAACAAATAAAAATTGATGATTGGAAAGATTCACTAGAAACGTATTTAAATGAGCTTATTAAAATAAAAAGTGAGATTATAGAAAATAAAAAAGAAAATTATCTTGAAGATAGTATATTAGAGGAAGATAGTAGTAATCTTCTGTTAACAATTAAGAATAAAACAACAGAGCTTAAAAAGGCGCCAGGAAATAAAATTTTAGCATCTGAACTACATGATCTAAAATCAAAAGTTTATCAGCTTTTATATAAAGATCTAGATGATCTAATAAAGATAGATGGATATAAAAATACACATATAGAGGTTTTATTTGAATCAATTTATGGGAATGAAAATTTGGCAAATGAAACTATAATTGAAATTAATAGAATACGAAATGATATAAAGGAATATCAATGGTATGAAAGAAGTCAATTAGTCAGTGCTATAGCATGTAGTTTGATTATTTTCGATAAAGCGGATAGTACTAAAATATCTTTATTGATAGATTTTATAAATGATAGTGAAGAAAAGGTTTGGCAAAAAGCTTTAACGTATCTAGTTATTGTACTTAATCATTTAGGCTACAAATGGGTGAAATATCCTGTTATTAGAACTAAAGTTAAATCGTTAACTCTGAATAGCAAGGTCCAAGAAGGCTGCCAAAAAATTTTAGAATATTTGTTAATTTTCGGTATTGAAATATTTACATTTTCTGAAAAAGTCTTTGATAAAGAATATTTTCAAAAACCTTCTAATTATTTTCTTCCGTTTTTTAAAGATGAAAATCCATTATTTGATAGTATATATGAGAATTATGCGGGTGAGAATATTGATGAATTTATTAATCTATTAGAAAAAGCACCATTTCCAGATTGTTTAAAATACATTTATTGTAATACGAAAATAAACAGGTCTAAAGAAAAAAAAGAATTAGACGAAACAGAAAAGGATTTTGTTCTTAATCATTCGATAGTAAATGGAAGTTTTTATCCATATGCAGGCATTATGCAGGAGTTTGTAAGCTTTATTAGAGAATTTCCTGCAATTCAACATAAAAAACTTTTAGATACTCAAATTAAACTTACTACTACACCTTTAAAAGATTATATTTTAAATGAGAAGGAGAAATATCGTGCTTTAGGGATTCATTTTTTTAAAGATAAACAATGGGGACAAGCAATTATAAATTTTAATAATTATCTTGATTTTGAACCTGAAGATCTCATGATTCTAAGTAATTTAGAAATCTGCTACCTTAACAATAAAGAAACGGAAAATGCTGATAATGTTGCATTTAGAATTAGAGATATTTATCCTGAAAATATTGATAACTTAATTAATTTGATAAAAATATATATTGGCAGAGAGGATTATGAAGAGGCGATTAAAATTTCTGATGAATGCCTTAGAATTGATCTGAAAAACCCTAATGTTTATTATTTAAGAGCATGGATATTATATTATAAAGAAGAATATCAAAATGCATTAGAAGAATTGGAAAATTGTTCAAAATTCAATTATGAAAATAAAGTTGAGCTGAATGATATGTATTGCACTATTTATCGTAGGCTCGAAAACAATAATTTAGCATTAGAATACATAAATAAAGCAATTAAATTACATGAGGCCTCAAAAGAATCCAAAGATTCAGAATTATATCATACTAGATCTCAAGTATATGAAAATTTAGATATTTATAATGAAGCAATTAATAATATTGATATAGCTTTAAGTATAAAAAAAGATCCCTTATATATGATAGATAAGGTTTATATATTGTTGAAAATGAATAATTTAACTGAAGCTAAAATCCTTCTTGATAAAATGAATTCTTCACAAAAGAATAACTCAGAGTATTATAATGCTAAGGCAAATTATTATAGATTGGAAGGAAACTTTGATCTGGCTCTAAATATGATAGAGAAAGCGATTAAATTATCAAATAGTGATACAAGTATTCCGGTTAATCATTATATTGGAACTAAAGCTGCCATTTATGGAACAATGGGTGATGATGAGAAATTTTATGAACTTCTTGATAATATTTTATTATTAGGACAAAATGTGAAGAGATTTTTTCCAGATATTAAAAATAAATATAAAAAGGATAAGAGTTTTCTTGAAATCTTAGAGAAATATAATCAGTCTTTATAA
- a CDS encoding SHOCT domain-containing protein — MKRLVLFFTMLIFGSSYSQNTPTFENDTLTTSTGFKVYEGLDLKIGTGSMNDGDFKFIRTNASSLFNYSSTTGYQGLANQANSFKRSNSGLSFKVKKIMSRGNKKNGFVYYAKIGSGLMNYEIDLENAIRSGELIVPDDFLPKEKSQRPNSETKYDRLKKIKELKESGVLSEEEFQKEKDKIMAEK, encoded by the coding sequence ATGAAAAGACTAGTCTTATTCTTTACCATGCTTATTTTTGGAAGTTCTTACTCGCAAAACACTCCAACATTTGAAAATGATACCCTTACTACCTCAACAGGTTTTAAGGTGTATGAAGGTTTAGACCTGAAAATCGGGACAGGCTCTATGAATGATGGCGATTTTAAATTTATCAGGACCAATGCCTCTTCCCTATTCAATTATTCTTCAACTACAGGATATCAGGGACTGGCCAATCAGGCAAATTCTTTTAAAAGAAGCAACTCCGGGCTGTCATTCAAGGTTAAAAAAATAATGTCGAGAGGGAACAAAAAAAATGGTTTTGTGTATTATGCTAAAATCGGGAGCGGTCTTATGAATTATGAAATAGATCTTGAAAACGCCATCAGATCAGGTGAGCTGATTGTTCCGGATGATTTTTTACCTAAAGAAAAATCTCAGCGTCCGAATTCGGAAACGAAATATGACAGACTGAAGAAAATTAAAGAATTGAAAGAGTCCGGCGTCCTGTCTGAAGAAGAATTCCAAAAGGAAAAAGATAAAATAATGGCTGAAAAATAG